From one Rhizobium sp. CIAT894 genomic stretch:
- a CDS encoding ABC transporter substrate-binding protein — MTNRLKSCTVALACLSFATQVIAAEPLKTLGKGEGAVSIVAWAGYIERGETDKNYDWVTDFEKETGCKVSVKTAATSDEMVSLMNEGGFDLVTASGDASLRLIAGKRVQPINTDLIPSFKTVDQRLQNGPWYTVGGVHYGVPYLWGPNVLMYNTDAFKDKAPTSWNVVFEEQTLPDGKSNKGRVQAYDGAIYIADAAMYLMAHKPDLGIKDPYELNEDQYKAALDLLRGQRKLVSRYWHDAMIQIDDFKNEGVVASGSWPFQVNLLQADKQKIASTFPDEGVTGWADTTMLHADSEHPNCAYMWMEHSLKAKVQGDAAAWFGAVPSVPAACKGNELMGDAGCATNGFDHFDKIKFWKTPVAKCATQSECVPYHRWVSDYIGVIGGR; from the coding sequence ATGACCAATCGCTTGAAATCCTGCACGGTAGCGCTCGCCTGCCTGAGCTTCGCGACGCAGGTGATCGCCGCCGAACCGCTGAAGACGTTGGGCAAGGGCGAAGGCGCCGTCAGCATCGTTGCCTGGGCCGGCTATATCGAACGCGGCGAAACCGACAAGAACTACGACTGGGTCACCGATTTCGAAAAGGAGACCGGCTGCAAGGTTTCCGTCAAGACCGCCGCCACCTCGGATGAAATGGTGTCGCTGATGAACGAGGGCGGCTTCGACCTCGTCACCGCATCGGGCGACGCATCGCTGCGCCTCATCGCCGGCAAGCGCGTCCAGCCGATCAACACCGATCTGATCCCGAGCTTCAAGACCGTCGACCAGCGCCTGCAGAACGGCCCGTGGTATACGGTCGGCGGCGTGCACTACGGCGTGCCCTACCTCTGGGGGCCGAATGTGCTGATGTACAATACCGATGCCTTCAAGGACAAGGCGCCGACCAGCTGGAACGTCGTCTTCGAGGAGCAGACGCTGCCTGACGGCAAGTCGAACAAGGGCCGCGTCCAGGCCTATGACGGGGCGATCTATATTGCCGATGCGGCCATGTATCTGATGGCCCACAAGCCGGATCTCGGCATCAAGGATCCCTACGAACTGAATGAGGATCAGTACAAGGCCGCCCTCGACCTGCTGCGCGGCCAGCGCAAGCTGGTCTCCCGCTACTGGCACGACGCGATGATCCAGATCGACGACTTCAAAAACGAAGGTGTCGTCGCCTCCGGCTCCTGGCCCTTCCAGGTCAACCTGCTGCAGGCCGACAAGCAGAAGATCGCCTCCACCTTCCCGGATGAAGGCGTCACCGGCTGGGCCGACACCACCATGCTGCATGCCGACAGCGAACATCCGAACTGCGCCTATATGTGGATGGAACATTCGCTGAAGGCCAAAGTCCAGGGCGACGCCGCCGCCTGGTTCGGCGCCGTGCCCTCCGTTCCCGCCGCCTGCAAGGGCAACGAACTGATGGGTGATGCCGGCTGCGCCACCAACGGCTTCGATCATTTCGACAAGATCAAGTTCTGGAAGACCCCGGTCGCCAAATGCGCCACGCAAAGCGAATGCGTGCCCTATCATCGCTGGGTGTCGGATTATATCGGCGTGATCGGCGGAAGGTAA
- a CDS encoding ABC transporter ATP-binding protein has product MTSAVRFQQVSRHFGQVRAVDGVDLEIAPGEFFAMLGPSGSGKTTCLRLIAGFEQPTSGHIQIFGETADGVPPYRRNVNTVFQDYALFPHLNILDNVAYGLMVKGIGKAERMKAAGDALELVKLPGYGARRPGQLSGGQRQRVALARALVNKPKVLLLDEPLGALDLKLREQMQEELKSLQRALGITFVFVTHDQGEALSMADRVAVFNNGNIVQQGTPQDIYRRPKTRFVADFVGSSNVIAPDLMAALGGDKRWASLRPEAIRLASDGIEATVENASFLGAATRLSVDLRGSRLHVTLPAGAPVPDVGAGIRLAWQPADIHYMDDAA; this is encoded by the coding sequence ATGACGTCAGCCGTCCGTTTCCAGCAGGTATCGCGCCATTTCGGCCAAGTTCGCGCCGTCGACGGCGTCGATCTCGAAATCGCGCCGGGCGAATTCTTTGCCATGCTCGGTCCGTCCGGTTCCGGCAAGACGACGTGCCTGCGATTGATCGCCGGCTTCGAGCAGCCGACATCAGGCCATATCCAGATCTTCGGCGAGACCGCCGACGGCGTTCCGCCCTATCGGCGCAACGTCAACACCGTGTTCCAGGACTACGCGCTCTTCCCCCATCTCAACATCCTCGACAATGTCGCCTACGGGCTGATGGTCAAGGGCATCGGCAAGGCCGAACGGATGAAGGCTGCGGGCGATGCCCTCGAACTCGTCAAACTGCCGGGCTACGGCGCCCGCCGGCCAGGTCAATTATCCGGCGGCCAGCGCCAGCGCGTGGCGCTCGCCCGCGCGCTCGTCAACAAGCCGAAGGTGCTGCTGCTCGACGAGCCGCTCGGCGCGCTCGACCTGAAGCTGCGCGAGCAGATGCAGGAAGAATTGAAGAGCCTGCAGCGCGCGCTCGGCATCACCTTCGTCTTCGTCACCCATGATCAGGGCGAGGCGCTGTCCATGGCCGATCGCGTCGCCGTCTTCAACAATGGCAACATCGTCCAGCAAGGCACGCCGCAGGATATCTACCGCCGCCCGAAGACCCGTTTCGTCGCCGACTTCGTCGGCTCCTCCAACGTCATCGCCCCCGATCTGATGGCCGCGCTCGGCGGCGACAAACGCTGGGCAAGCCTGCGCCCCGAAGCGATCCGGCTGGCCAGCGACGGTATCGAGGCGACGGTCGAAAATGCAAGCTTCCTCGGCGCGGCCACCCGCCTCAGCGTCGATCTCAGGGGCAGCCGGCTGCATGTCACGCTGCCGGCGGGCGCGCCTGTGCCTGATGTCGGCGCCGGTATCCGGCTTGCCTGGCAGCCGGCCGATATCCACTACATGGACGATGCGGCATGA
- a CDS encoding ABC transporter permease: MTALTMSDGKTSILPGRSGFFGRMSDAFWRHPKLLLFLMLTPPLLWLGIIYIGSLIALLLQSFFSIDDFSGLVNYEFTLSTYAQLLSPTNFDIIIRTVVMAALVTVASALIAFPIAYYAARYAQGKWKVLFYLGVMLPLWSSYLVKIYAWKLILAKEGILTWIFEKLHLSWLLDGILNLPVVGGNSLSVSYLGTFIVFVYVWLPYMILPTQAALERVPGNLIEASADLGATPRQTFRTVLLPLALPGIVAGSIFTFSLTLGDYIIPQIIGSSRLFIGQAVYAQQGTAGNVPLAAAFSVVPIVIMALYLSLAKRLGAFDAL; this comes from the coding sequence ATGACGGCGCTCACCATGTCAGACGGCAAGACATCGATACTTCCGGGGCGTAGCGGGTTTTTCGGCCGGATGTCGGATGCCTTCTGGCGTCACCCGAAGCTCCTGCTCTTCCTGATGCTGACGCCGCCGCTGCTCTGGCTCGGCATCATCTATATCGGCTCGCTGATCGCCCTGCTTCTGCAGAGCTTCTTCTCGATCGACGATTTCTCCGGGCTGGTGAATTACGAATTCACGCTCTCGACCTATGCCCAGCTTTTGAGCCCGACGAATTTTGACATCATCATCCGCACCGTCGTCATGGCAGCGCTGGTCACTGTCGCTTCGGCGCTGATCGCCTTCCCGATCGCCTATTACGCGGCCCGTTATGCGCAAGGCAAATGGAAGGTGCTCTTCTATCTCGGCGTCATGCTGCCGCTCTGGTCGAGCTATCTCGTCAAGATCTACGCCTGGAAGCTGATCCTCGCCAAGGAAGGCATCCTCACCTGGATCTTCGAAAAGCTCCATCTCTCCTGGCTGCTCGACGGCATCCTCAATCTGCCTGTCGTCGGCGGCAATTCGCTCTCGGTGAGCTACCTCGGCACCTTCATCGTCTTCGTCTATGTCTGGTTGCCTTACATGATCCTGCCGACGCAGGCGGCCCTCGAGCGCGTGCCCGGCAATCTGATCGAGGCCTCGGCCGATCTCGGCGCCACACCGCGCCAGACCTTCCGCACCGTGCTGCTGCCCTTGGCCCTCCCCGGCATCGTCGCCGGCTCGATCTTCACTTTCTCGTTAACCTTGGGCGATTACATCATTCCGCAGATCATCGGCTCGTCCAGGCTGTTCATCGGCCAAGCCGTCTATGCCCAGCAGGGAACGGCCGGCAACGTGCCGCTTGCGGCCGCCTTCTCCGTCGTGCCGATCGTCATCATGGCGCTCTATCTGTCGCTCGCCAAAAGACTGGGGGCCTTCGATGCGCTATGA
- a CDS encoding ABC transporter permease: MRYDLKTSPLPLKIAAAGGLLFLHLPILLIFVYAFTTEEKSYQWPPPGLTLQWFSVAWNRPDVWSALGLSVQVAVIATAIALVLGTLCAAAVSQTKFFGREAISLLVILPIALPGIITGIALRSAFSLFDIPFSVWTIVLGHATFCVVVVYNNAVARFRRTSGSLIEASMDLGADGFQTFRHIILPNIGTALLAGGMLAFALSFDEVIVTTFTGGQQSTLPIWMLEELIRPRQRPVTNVVAMVVVLVTFLPILAAYYLTRDGDQIAGAGK; encoded by the coding sequence ATGCGCTATGACCTCAAGACATCGCCGCTGCCGCTGAAGATCGCCGCCGCCGGCGGCCTGCTCTTCCTGCACCTGCCGATCCTGCTGATCTTCGTCTATGCCTTCACGACGGAGGAGAAGAGCTATCAATGGCCGCCGCCCGGCCTGACACTGCAATGGTTCAGCGTTGCCTGGAACCGGCCCGATGTCTGGTCGGCGCTCGGCCTTTCCGTGCAGGTCGCCGTCATCGCCACCGCGATCGCGCTCGTCCTCGGCACGCTCTGCGCGGCCGCGGTCAGCCAGACGAAATTCTTCGGCCGCGAAGCAATCTCGCTGCTGGTCATCCTGCCGATCGCGCTTCCCGGCATCATCACCGGCATTGCGCTGCGCTCCGCCTTCAGTCTGTTCGACATTCCGTTCTCGGTCTGGACGATCGTGCTCGGCCACGCCACCTTCTGCGTGGTCGTCGTCTACAACAATGCGGTCGCCCGCTTCCGCCGCACCTCCGGCTCGCTGATCGAGGCCTCGATGGACCTTGGCGCCGATGGCTTCCAGACCTTCCGTCATATCATCCTGCCGAATATCGGCACAGCACTTCTCGCCGGCGGCATGCTGGCTTTCGCCTTGTCCTTCGACGAAGTCATCGTCACCACCTTCACCGGCGGCCAGCAATCGACCTTGCCGATCTGGATGCTCGAAGAACTCATCCGCCCGCGCCAGCGCCCGGTCACCAATGTGGTCGCCATGGTCGTGGTGCTCGTCACCTTCCTGCCGATCCTGGCAGCCTATTACCTCACCCGCGACGGCGACCAGATCGCCGGTGCCGGCAAATAA